The following nucleotide sequence is from Aedes aegypti strain LVP_AGWG chromosome 3, AaegL5.0 Primary Assembly, whole genome shotgun sequence.
GTGAATCGTAATGGCATTTTGCCATTACATATTCTGAAATCTATTAActcattgaaaaaaaagaacaaaaaaaaataaaatgaaaacagaTATTGACGCAATatcttttttttaacaattcagATCAATTCTTTATCTGtacacagttgtcatggaaaggatattgggttagtgggaatgtggtgtcttcggcaaaattttcattatttcattattctattttgagatttaagattttgccactaggcggcgctagtgacatGCTAGTTTTTTGCAGATTTCTCAGCATCCGgttcacttagaaagatggcgttttcggcgaagttgttcagtagctcagaaGCAATCTTTGTTGGAGCCAAAACAGTCGAGATTTAGCCAGCAGGCAGCGGTAGTTAGCATGAATCgttttttgcagatatttcaggatcctgactgcTTTAGAACGCGACGTCTTTGGTAGAAATCTACACatatttggtcggtgttcagacaaacTGGTTTAAGTGCAttttaatggtttcaggaaaacctACCCCAAGCgttgaaaatgtaaaaatatatgtattatTTGCTGTGATAATGGAACTTAACAATTTGATGATACACCTGCTTCAAAATATCgtcgaaaaaatcagaaataatgcAGTTCTgaacgtatctttagaacgccaaaatatcatttagtcctgtctgtctgaacaccgaccatttgtCCCGTGGTCCATAGGGATTGcgtagaacatgggacaagtaggtgtAGAAGGCCAGTTACGTTGGTTAtaaactatcattattttagccaatagatttgaaaaaacaaaagttttatgcccAATaatgccgcctggtggcaaaatttgaaTCATCCGGAAGAATGATAGTGCTTGacttactgaataactttgccgaatctTTCTAAGTTATTCGCAAATGAAAAGTTTTGGCGGCCTTAGCACCGCCTGCtggtaaaattttaatttaactgGCTCGAACAATGAGCCCTTCTCTAAGTtaacaactttatcgaagacatcatctttctaagtggtcagtaTCCTGAGATAACAAAAgtttcactagcgccgcctggtggcaaaatctcgaatgtCTTAGCGactgaacaacttcgccgaagacctTTAATACTAATTTCGCTCGActtcgagcactcgacactgaagaagtctgtaagtcgcagacggaATAGGCCTATCTGTATGAATATGAAACTGATTTTCAAAAAAGACTAGCATTCTCTATTGCACTAAATAAAaaagcgtgcaagaaacaacGAAATTATAAGCCTCGGCATTTCAATTGTTAACAAGATATgcttaaaaaggatactggtagcactggcttctgtatcgtcaaggttatcgactgaaacacaccgggcagtcttagttgagctgtcacgtcctgccttagtttttccgttaataattaattaattcgGAGGTTGCCAATCATATGAACATTTGTGTTTCGGCCGACTGTATATCATGCAACTCTTCCTTTAACTTTAGTAGACATTCGTTATATTCAAAATTCACTGGTTTCTGCATATAACACACCCATATAATTGGCTCGTTTTATAttaatcgagcagtgttgccatctattaccagaATATGGAAACATaaatggccattttggaaagttctcaatcgatgcttcaactttgccgaatatctcggaTCAGTATTTCCAAATCTAGATGTTGCAttcttcaaaaacataattatgaccctgatttttttttacgaccctcATATAAAAAGAAGTTGGGGTGTATTAGCTTTGAAAAAAAGGGCAAaagaaaaaatgtatggaaaaatcgCTTCAAATCCTTTATGTGCATAACTTTTACTGAGATTTCATTATTTCAATGAATAAGTAGTTTTTCTTTCACACTGCTAGGTAATCCACAAAACATTTTACAAAATAGTCTTATGTTACACACTCAAATCATTTAACTGATAACTAGTTgttattttctaaaagtttcaaTATGAATTGTTGTTTCCTCGACCCAAAAATGGTATAATCGACGGGCTTACGTTAagttaacataaaaaaaaaatactaataagCGCGTTTGTACCAGGGATAGAGGCAATATTAACGGGTTGTTCGCGCGCACTTTACGGTGTTTCGGACACTGCACTAACAAATCCGTATTTACATTTAAAACACTTAAAAGTTTATTGAAACGAAAGAACTACACAACACTTTATTTCACGCGAACACTAAACAGTAATTTATTGCCGTCTAATACGGCCGCAAGGCGATGTACAAATCGCGACGGTTTATTTTCAACTACCAGCTGATTGCTGGCTGGCTGGCGATCGAGAAGCGATCGTAAGGGAATTATACATAACGTAAATACAAACGTACACAAAACAATAGGGACGGCCTGACcagattcattttttgtaaacacggcccgcagtaaaagGTGTTCTTCCCGGTGGAAgaagcagcgtgacgtcattgtaAATTAGTTCATCTGGTCACTCACGATTCCCGTCGGGCAACAGTGGTAGATTGTTTTTTGGCTTCAACACGGGTtaaggaataaaaaatcgcaaaaaataagcattttttacgtatctgaatacgtcattcgaaagcttttctattctatttcacgtaaaaataatcttagaaagataaaatcattgaatctttcaaaaaagcatttccttcattactggaacatgtttcattaatagtggtatttgctaaccTCTGTTgctataatagtggtttacattgatttcccattgaaaatcactattataggaacgccccacttttactggtgcaaaggagcaaaaaagttaaaaatttccaattgttttttactatttccttactaatttccactttttttttatacacattCCTATTATTTTAACAAGAACCATATTAGAAAAATAcatatagaaataaaaattgcCTATAACACCCTTAAAAccgcactaccactattattgggACACACACTACTACTGGATCACCGACCCTACAAAACATTTTATATATAAAGATGCGCTTCGATATACTAAGAAACCTCTCTTAACCAACTATACCGCATAAAAAACGTTGATTTTTTAGGCGATGATCAAAAAGCGCACGAAATCGACAAGACAAAACACAGTGCTATTCCTTGCCTTCCTCTAGGTAAAGGGTGTCTACGATGAAATTGCCATACTATAaaattgctctaactttttaaccgttgggtagaatttgatgacaatgtgggtggatttagttcatagtgcattatttacatcctgGAAGTTTTAAAGTCCTGTGAAAAAACTCGCGGAAAAGGAGTCGATagaacagctcgtgcgtgataaaatcttgcgcattcatcacgagaacaaAGAGATCCGCATCGAtccatcgctaaaacgttgggaatcgcgaattccacggtgtcgcgagtgattaagcggttcgaggaacgattgaccaccgatcggaagcccagaagccaaatgtccgttatgccaaatgaccctttattTCCATATAGttcaaaattatgccaaatgaccgttatgccaaatggctgttatgccaaatgtcttttataccaaatggcgttatgccaaatgaccttatgccaaatgacccagacccacttcaaacagatccccggcaacctgtctttcacggccaaggataagttcagcgtttcggagcatgtccgcactcagaagatgtccaatttgcgaagaaattcctggtttggcaagccatctgcatgtgcgggaagcggagtgcacctttcgtgacctaggatacgatgaacggacaggtgtacatgaaagagtgcctccagaagcggctgcttcctctcctgaaggcccacaacgtctcaacaatcttctggccggatttggcctcatgtcactactccaaggacgtgctgaagtggtatgcggacaataaggtcaatttcgtgccgaaaatgttcaaccctcccaacactccggagctccgccccatcgagaagtactgggcgattatgaaacagcaccttcttaaacaacctaaggtagtgaagacagtcgatGAACTGAAGCATATATGGGTGTATATGCAAAAAaaggttgattcacaggttgtgcagaatctgaTGGCCggggccaaggtgcgggcatttgcgtatggactgtaaataaaatacgagtaaaatgggaaaatgaagtttaatagttatttattcATTGGATggaaactcgaattttgcgaaccaattttgtgtgtggcaatttcatcgtggacaccctttatgtGATGTAAATCTAGAATtcatcactcaaaataatccaaacgttaTTGTTACGtgacttttcacgtagctcttacgttaatcataggtagcccagaatgaacgcatgaacttttgccATTCCACCGGCGCAACACGTAAGAGATACGtagattttccggtagcctttacggaGCGTTTCAAAAGGACCtgaatggttttgcattaaagttAATTAGAATAAAGACCAACCTTatctctaataggctttggaagaaaactaattcccaattagaaaatgtaaacaaacctaaaagattgtgatatttttatattcaatctgagcattgtgaatcctgtttcccaaatgttgtgagtttgttctgttttgttgtagccttcgcgtgctataattgatagaggttataaatcaggtataaaatatgaagtaatgcagggattcttcagtattcaaagcatatttaccttaaaatcaatttaacacagggtttaaagttctgcagcttctgaagttcttcaaaaatcaagcgggcgccatcttaggatttgcgctcaacaccgaatgtacgtacaatatgcagatgtcaaaatgaacttaggcacctacgtgaatttcacgtaagtgcgataggtaacctcagtaacaatTATAAATCGGTATACCGATGCGCTATTTGATGGTTATGAAtggcttagtgatctttatcttagtcaggtgaagtggaggcaaaattaatttggaatgatctacgtgattgacgtttggattttttgagtGTACACAAGGCgataaaaaagaaaacatcttcttcttagcattaacgtCCCACTGGGACTAAGCCAGATACTCAGTTTTGTGTTCCtattaactgggagctttctttgcctaagttgccattttcacattcgtatatcgtgtggcaggtacgattatactctatgcccagggaagtcaagtaaatttccattacgaaaagatcgtggaccgaccgggatttgaacccagacaccttcagcatggttttgtagccgcggactctaaccactcgtctaaggaaggcccccaaaaaagaaaacacttttcattaaaaaaaagaatttgtcGAGGCTTTCATTAAAATAGTTAACTAGTCTCTAATGGATCATcctagccttgtgtgtttgacagaacagcaataagtagatgaaaaaaccgaatttagtactataccatttaattccactagagtttgtatcctttgacagatacgcgtatttcgacctcaactgtaaggccgtcttcagtgtcgtgtactagactcgacttgcaatgctgtcacaatgtttaaTCCCATATACtatggcgcctttgttttgatgcgatgagcactgacaaaaactgccTTCAATGATCCCTGCTACCAAACAGATTTCTCGAAAAAGTAGTGTATGGTGAAGTTGTAGATTTACTGAAAACCAAATACTTTGCTGAAGGCAGCACGCCGAAAAGTTTAAAGTCTTGAGCTACAGGAGAATTATGAGTTTTTAAGCGTATTTtagaagtgaattttctcagtTTATAAAAATTACGTTCTCCCAGTTTTGacagaaaaatatgtttgatgTATGGCCTTTTGAATCCcactaaaaaaagaaaaaatatcaaacgaactccatgagttatgtaCATCCAATGatatcatagtttttcattttattttccttataacttcaaaataacAAGAACTACAAACTTGCaatgttcagaaaaaaatgtgtatCATTACTTCCTCTACAACACTTCTAAAGACTACATTCAAGTAAAACTAAAATTAGacaaagaaaaaactgattttcggGTCCATCGTAAGCTAAAACTTTCTGAATCAATTcacatagctcaaatgaagagttagatcaaggactaagtagttaaaaataatattttctaaaagtttgcaaaaGAGCGCaaccacaaatttcttcaaacaggtgttattaaaaataaacaacttttttaattgaagatgcaaaactcaattacgaataacttctttgAACACGTCATATGTCTAAAATCAACAAGAGCAGAGAAAACACTTGTTTCCTGCTCATTGTGCAATCCTGTAAGCGTGCGTGGTAGAAATTGTTTTacgcaatttaaaaaaaaaatccagcatTGGAATTCTGAACCATTCATGAGAATGTTGAAGTATCGCCTAACCCTAAACACAACGATTTAAGAGATTGGCTGTGATACATAAGAAGTGCATTAATATTtaataaaattacaaaaaaaaaatcaatcaactcCTGAATATGTCTATTTCTGTTAACTCACTTATTGCCTAGCTTCTTAAGACGATTATATTTAATATACCTTCCCGCAAAAGACTTACTCCGAAGCCTTGCTTTCTTCCAGCTTGACCGCCACCGGTTGGGGAGCTGTTCTCCAGCCATCGTTGTATCTGTCGAGTCGATTCTTGAGCATGTCCACCTCCCGGTTCCGTTTCTTAGTTAGCTTTTTGACAAGGTGTAATCTGTGTGGAGAGTAACATTAGTAAATATGTCAAAATTTCTTTGATCCTAATAATGTAGCTTACCGATGCACAATCCGCTCGTTGTTCTTCTGGATAGCCTTGCACCGCTCCTGCAGCATTTTGACGCCCCGGCGGTACTGTTCGTTTTTCTCCGTCTCGTTGAACAGCTGGTGACCGTTTTCACTGTGCGGATGACTAACGTTCGGTTTGGAAGGTTTCCCACTCGTCATGCTTGGAATTCTATTGGTTTTTGGAAAGAAACTAGCAATTATCTAAATGCACACAAAACATAACTAGCACAGGTCGCAGAATGTTTGTTTATCAGCTGTGATACGACTCCCGCTATCAGCTGAGTTTGACACTGCACAAAGCGAAAGCGTCGATGCAAAGGAGGACAGTcagggatgccaggtgatttttttcaatgtcttCCAATAGCACGgaaaaatgtcttccaatgtCTTCCACTTTAAACTTTTCAATTATCATGGTAACTTAAGGGCAGCATAAACGGTGGTCAATTTTTTGGTCCAAATTTACTCCAAGTATGTCAAAATTATTTGGAcaagtaaaaataaaacaaaccgcCCGCGGATGCACCggtgttgtatttttttctgatcaaTTTCAAACGTGATCAAAAAACAAACATGTTGGTGATGCTTGGAAAAGCAAAATTCAAgctgaatccctggaggaatttccgtagAAATTAACGTAACCACCGGAAGAATGCGCATTAAATATATCGCGAAATTTACAAAGGAGTTCCTGGCAAAGTTCATTCATCCTGAAATTTCAGGCAGACTTAGGAATTATTGAAGTTTTGTATAttggaactcctggtggaactTCCGGATGAACTATGACCTAGGAGACGAACttaggaattcttgatggaactcCCGATAACATTTTTCGAGGAACTCCTGGGAACGGAAGCCTCAAAAAATTTTGGAGTATctcctagagaaatttatggaagaactCCCGGGGAGATTCTGGAAAATTCCTAGAAGTATTCCAGTAGAAACACCTAGCGGAATACCAGCACGCACTTCGGTAGAATTCTTGGTGGAGCTGCCAGTGGGATCATTGGAGCAACtcacagagaaattcctgattgaagtatggtggaattcctggaggaactccagttTAATTTTGGAAGGAACTTGTTAGGAATTTCCGGTGGAGCTCCTAAGGAATTTCAAAGGAGTAGCAGGATAAACTCCAAAaaaattcccggaagaatttcgAGGCAATCGCAGCGGAGCTCCAAAAACATTCCAGGCGGAGTTCTCAACGAAATCCCAGGGGGtattgctattggaattcccctgaggaattcaAGGATAAAAtacccggaggagttcttggatgATATCTTCgaataaatctttgaaattcccggaggaaatcagAGGAGGAATGTCTGGAGGGAATGgcgaaggaatttcttaataaaaGCCCCTGAAGATATGCTGGAGAAAGtcaccggaggagttcttggggatatctctggagaaatctttgaaatctcCGGTAGAATTCCTGGACTTGATCCCCGGAGtaaatgctattgaaaatccATTGATGAGCTATAGGGCTATATacccgaaggaattcctagatgcTATCTCTTGAGGAagtccctggagaaaatccccggagaattCCTTATGCAAATCTCCAGAAATatacctggaggaaatctcggGATAAATCTTCTGcaagaatctcagaaggaattttaagaaataatctccggagaaatttaataatgaattgctgaacaaaatccccgaaggaatttttattggaaatcccctgaagaattcctggagaacatCCCCGGAGCAGATCTTggtggaaatccccggaggaaatcttggtaggaatttctggaaaaaatctccggagaaattcgtGGTGctaatctccggagaaattcctggaggaaatgccCGCATAAATTCTCCTTAAAAATTCCCTAagggattcctggaagaattccataattAAATCCACAGAGAAGAACTTTAAACAAAATCCAGGAGAAACTCCGCAGGAATTACCGTCTAGTGTAATCCACAAAGAAactcttgaattttttttgaggaactctggaagatTACCCGGAGGAAATGTAGAGAATTTTCTGAAGTAACTTCAGGATAGTTCGTAGTGAAACTGCGGAGGATTTTCAACGAACTACTAGAGGAGCTCGGAATAATTCCTGTAGAATTGCGAAAAACTATCTAGGAGAAAATACGAATAAAATCCCGATGGAGCTCCAAAAGAACTTCCGGATGAAATTTGaagcaactcctggaggaacttcagaGAAATTCAATGAAGAACTCCGaaaaaattccatgaggaactctgaagaaatttatggaggGTCTCCAAAGGAGGAGGAACTGAGGAATAATTTCAagagaaactccgaagaaattcctaaaggaactatggaggaaatcccggaggaactctggagaataccctggaggatctccaaacgaaatcctgaaggagCTCCAAGAAATGTAAGGAGGAAATccgataaatttctgaaggaacactgaaagaattctatgaaaatccatggaaaaacCCGTGGGAGTTCTCGGTAaagctccaaaggaattcccgtAGTATATTGAATTCTCGGACAAACTTTGAAGTAATTACAGATGGACCTCCGAAGGAATTTTCCGCaagtattctgaaaaaaaagtgttgaggactctgaaggaattcctagaggaactgcgaagtaaattctgaaggaactacgaagaaattctgaagacatCTCCggtggtgcaaatccccagaggaattcctagaggaaatttccggataaattctctgaaaaaaaaaaattgagggaatttctggagaaagctCCTGATGAATTGCTTTTGGAATTCATGACAAAAATCGCCGgatgaattcttaaagaaatccccggaagaatccttgaaatctccagaggaatc
It contains:
- the LOC5563691 gene encoding TCF3 fusion partner homolog translates to MTSGKPSKPNVSHPHSENGHQLFNETEKNEQYRRGVKMLQERCKAIQKNNERIVHRLHLVKKLTKKRNREVDMLKNRLDRYNDGWRTAPQPVAVKLEESKASE